In the Advenella kashmirensis WT001 genome, one interval contains:
- a CDS encoding acetyl-CoA C-acetyltransferase, translating into MTFKPVYVVDGARTPFLKVRGGPGPFSASDLAVQAARALMLRQPVETTALSEVIVGCAAPTPDETNIGRVVGLRVGTGHRVPAWTVMRNCASGMQALDSACANIQTGRSDLVLACGTDALSRAPLLFSDAMVGWLAKWNSAKSTGQKLGLLRQFRLSNLAPVIGLLKGLTDPVIGISMGQTAENLAWEFGITRREMDAFSVRSHERAISGQNRHAFAEIAAIIDEKGNAYTEDDGVRRDSTIDKLGTLKPVFDKPSGNVTAGNSSQVTDGAAALLLASEEAVSKWNLQPLGRIVDAQWAALDPAQMGLGPVHASVPILQRHGLGLNDLDLWEINEAFAAQVLGCIRAFESEKYCQTHFGFPAFGTLDQDKLNVDGGAIALGHPVGASGARIVLHLLQALRARNLKRGMASICIGGGQGGAMLVETMQ; encoded by the coding sequence ATGACATTCAAACCTGTTTATGTCGTCGATGGTGCCAGAACACCCTTTCTGAAAGTGCGAGGCGGTCCCGGACCCTTTTCTGCAAGTGACCTGGCCGTACAGGCGGCACGCGCCTTAATGCTGCGCCAGCCTGTCGAGACAACCGCACTGTCCGAAGTCATTGTAGGCTGCGCTGCCCCAACGCCCGATGAAACCAATATCGGTCGCGTGGTTGGCCTGCGCGTGGGCACCGGCCATCGTGTGCCGGCCTGGACCGTTATGCGCAACTGCGCCTCCGGCATGCAAGCGCTCGATTCTGCCTGCGCCAATATTCAAACGGGACGTTCTGATCTGGTGCTCGCTTGCGGCACAGACGCATTATCACGCGCGCCCTTGCTGTTTTCCGACGCGATGGTCGGCTGGCTGGCCAAATGGAATAGCGCCAAATCCACCGGGCAGAAACTGGGCCTGCTGAGGCAGTTCAGATTGAGCAATCTTGCGCCCGTTATCGGACTGCTCAAAGGCCTGACAGATCCGGTCATTGGCATTTCCATGGGGCAGACTGCTGAAAATCTGGCCTGGGAATTTGGCATCACACGCCGTGAAATGGACGCGTTCAGTGTTCGCAGTCACGAACGCGCGATCTCGGGTCAGAACCGCCATGCGTTCGCAGAAATTGCCGCCATCATCGACGAAAAAGGCAATGCCTATACTGAAGACGACGGTGTCCGTCGCGACTCCACGATAGATAAACTGGGGACACTCAAACCGGTATTTGACAAACCCAGCGGCAATGTCACGGCAGGCAACAGCTCCCAGGTAACTGATGGTGCCGCTGCCCTGCTGCTGGCCTCGGAAGAAGCCGTGAGCAAATGGAATCTGCAGCCGCTGGGCCGCATCGTAGACGCCCAGTGGGCTGCACTTGATCCGGCACAAATGGGCCTGGGCCCAGTACACGCCAGTGTGCCTATCCTGCAGCGTCATGGCCTCGGACTGAATGATCTGGATCTTTGGGAAATCAACGAGGCCTTTGCCGCGCAAGTGCTGGGCTGCATCCGCGCCTTTGAAAGCGAAAAATACTGCCAGACCCATTTTGGCTTCCCGGCGTTCGGTACGCTGGACCAGGACAAATTGAATGTGGATGGTGGCGCCATTGCATTAGGGCATCCGGTTGGCGCCTCTGGCGCACGCATCGTATTGCATCTGCTACAGGCGCTACGCGCACGTAATCTCAAGCGCGGCATGGCGTCCATTTGCATCGGTGGCGGCCAGGGTGGCGCGATGCTTGTCGAAACCATGCAGTAA
- a CDS encoding C40 family peptidase, producing the protein MRYRFGGTTPKGGFDCSGLIYYTASKYMGVNLPRVAASMAKIGESVSRDELKPGDLVFFNTRGKRYSHVGIYVGENKFVHSPRTGSVVRVDKMDNVYWNKRYNGARRLEGQRVASR; encoded by the coding sequence GTGCGTTACCGTTTTGGCGGCACCACGCCCAAAGGCGGCTTTGACTGCTCTGGCCTCATTTACTACACCGCCAGCAAATACATGGGCGTGAACTTACCACGCGTAGCCGCGTCCATGGCAAAAATAGGCGAATCGGTCAGCCGTGACGAACTTAAGCCCGGCGATCTGGTATTTTTCAATACCCGGGGCAAACGTTACTCGCATGTCGGAATATATGTGGGTGAGAACAAATTTGTTCATTCGCCACGTACGGGTTCTGTCGTTCGTGTAGACAAGATGGACAATGTCTACTGGAACAAACGCTATAACGGCGCACGCCGTCTTGAAGGACAGCGCGTCGCCTCTCGCTGA
- a CDS encoding DUF2325 domain-containing protein — MIGNMSAVVVGADRLGNIPVLLKDHNIEIKQHISGRDPSHQKKTYQLPTGTQMVILLTDFLGHNVMKSFRSAAQKAGVPVVACRRSLCSMQQALTQSGFRCADCPQREKAGKGNQQQ, encoded by the coding sequence ATGATTGGAAATATGAGTGCAGTAGTGGTTGGCGCAGATCGTCTGGGCAATATCCCGGTGCTTCTAAAAGATCATAATATTGAAATCAAGCAGCACATCAGCGGGCGCGATCCATCCCATCAGAAGAAAACCTATCAATTGCCCACCGGGACGCAAATGGTTATTTTGCTGACAGACTTTCTTGGTCATAACGTCATGAAGTCATTTCGGTCTGCGGCGCAAAAAGCAGGTGTTCCTGTGGTTGCTTGTCGTCGCTCACTATGCAGTATGCAGCAGGCGCTAACGCAATCGGGTTTTCGCTGTGCCGATTGTCCGCAGCGTGAAAAGGCAGGCAAGGGCAACCAGCAACAATAA
- a CDS encoding Bax inhibitor-1/YccA family protein gives MTDLRQTLPQEGYAPGQVVRNRVLRNTYWLLAASLIPTVLGAALALQLNLNAILAPGISTIVFLVGAFGLMFAIEKNKNSSLGVGLLLLFTFFMGMMLSRLIGHVLDFRNGAQLIMLAFGGTAIIFGAMATIATTSKRDFTGMQKTLFIGAIVLLLAAVANIFLQIPALVLTISILAVVIFSAFMLVDVQRVVNGGETNYISAALAIYLDIYNVFANLLALLGIFGGSRE, from the coding sequence ATGACTGACTTGCGCCAGACTCTACCCCAGGAAGGCTACGCACCCGGCCAGGTGGTGCGCAATCGTGTATTGCGCAATACTTACTGGTTGCTTGCCGCTTCCCTTATCCCCACCGTACTGGGCGCAGCCCTCGCGTTGCAACTGAATCTGAATGCGATACTCGCTCCGGGCATATCCACTATCGTCTTTCTGGTGGGCGCCTTCGGTCTGATGTTCGCCATCGAAAAGAACAAGAACAGTTCGCTGGGCGTTGGCCTGCTGCTACTGTTCACATTCTTCATGGGCATGATGCTGTCACGCCTGATCGGTCACGTACTCGATTTCCGTAACGGCGCGCAACTGATCATGCTCGCCTTCGGCGGTACCGCGATCATATTTGGTGCGATGGCGACCATTGCCACCACCAGCAAGCGCGACTTCACCGGTATGCAGAAAACGCTGTTCATTGGCGCGATCGTCCTGCTGTTGGCAGCCGTAGCCAATATCTTCCTGCAGATCCCGGCACTGGTCCTGACCATTTCCATCCTGGCTGTGGTGATCTTCTCAGCCTTCATGCTGGTGGATGTGCAGCGTGTAGTCAATGGCGGCGAAACCAACTATATTTCAGCAGCGCTGGCCATTTACCTGGACATTTATAACGTGTTCGCCAATCTGCTGGCCCTGCTGGGTATCTTCGGCGGCAGCCGCGAATAA
- a CDS encoding acyl-CoA dehydrogenase yields the protein MPLSQQIKAFRKRHISRPLLSKFKKVLPSMSDTERDAIEAGTVWWDAQLFSGKPDWTMLQQFPKPTLTAAEQSFLDHEVVHACSLVDDWKITTEDFDLPAEAWHYIKSKRFLGMIIPEQYGGLGFSAFAHSEVMTRLSTRNSALAVSVMVPNSLGPGELLVHYGTEEQKNHYLPRLARGEDIPAFALTSPWAGSDAAAIPDSGVVCMGEWNGQQVLGMSVSWNKRYITLAPVCTLLGLAFRLFDPDGLLGDKKDLGITCALVPHDHPGVQIGRRHFPLNAMFMNGPTEGKNVFMPLDFIIGGPQMAGQGWRMLMECLAAGRSISLPSSNVGMAQMTVRAVGAYSRIRKQFNLSIGKFEGIEEVLARMGAYTYMTNAVRVMTAGAVDLGEKPSVVSSIAKYHVTERARVIVNDGMDIIGGKGICLGPSNFLGRAYQQIPVGITVEGANILTRSLIIFGQGAIRCHPYVLKEMAAVQETDPTIALAKFDDALFGHIGFACKNGVRSLFSGLFGSAVLGVKAGTALAMRPYYGQITRLSSALALSADVAMLVLGGSLKKREKISARLGDVLSQLYLASATLKQFEDHGAQADEAAFVHWSVQDALEKAQAALLNVYRNFPNRWIGAALRLIVFPWGGVFRRPNDRLDRAICEQLMQPGAARDRLTANCYIPDSDQDPIGAIEKALRATMRAEPIDAKIRDAEKRGVFDGHPAGNVRDITELAHQLNQISDEEYALLRERDRLRDKVIHVDDFPFDLGLARMQAATGSSTPHTTKES from the coding sequence GTGCCCCTCTCCCAACAAATTAAAGCGTTTCGCAAACGTCACATCAGCCGCCCCCTGCTGAGCAAGTTCAAGAAGGTGCTGCCTTCCATGTCGGACACTGAAAGGGATGCGATCGAGGCTGGCACCGTGTGGTGGGATGCGCAGCTGTTCAGCGGCAAGCCGGACTGGACCATGTTGCAGCAGTTTCCGAAACCGACCCTGACTGCCGCCGAGCAATCATTCCTGGACCATGAAGTGGTTCATGCATGTTCATTGGTCGATGACTGGAAAATCACAACTGAAGATTTCGACCTGCCGGCCGAAGCCTGGCACTACATCAAATCCAAGCGCTTCCTGGGCATGATCATTCCCGAGCAATATGGTGGCCTGGGATTTTCCGCCTTTGCCCATTCAGAAGTGATGACTCGGCTATCCACCCGCAACTCGGCGCTGGCCGTATCGGTTATGGTTCCCAACTCGCTGGGGCCCGGCGAATTGCTGGTGCACTATGGCACTGAAGAACAGAAAAACCATTACCTGCCGCGTCTTGCACGGGGTGAAGATATCCCCGCCTTCGCGCTGACCAGCCCCTGGGCCGGCTCCGACGCGGCAGCCATTCCCGACAGTGGTGTCGTCTGCATGGGCGAATGGAATGGTCAGCAGGTGCTGGGCATGTCGGTATCCTGGAATAAACGCTACATTACGCTGGCGCCGGTCTGCACCTTACTGGGTTTGGCATTTCGCCTGTTCGATCCCGACGGCCTGCTCGGTGACAAAAAAGATCTTGGCATTACCTGCGCGCTGGTGCCGCATGATCATCCCGGCGTACAGATCGGGCGTCGCCACTTTCCGTTGAATGCCATGTTCATGAATGGCCCGACCGAAGGTAAAAATGTCTTTATGCCGCTGGATTTCATCATTGGCGGCCCGCAAATGGCCGGCCAGGGCTGGCGCATGCTGATGGAATGTCTGGCCGCCGGACGTTCCATCTCGCTGCCCTCTTCCAATGTTGGCATGGCGCAGATGACCGTTCGCGCGGTCGGCGCTTATTCACGCATACGCAAGCAGTTCAATCTGTCCATCGGTAAATTCGAAGGCATTGAAGAAGTGCTGGCACGCATGGGCGCCTATACCTATATGACCAACGCCGTAAGGGTCATGACCGCCGGTGCGGTGGATCTGGGTGAAAAACCGTCAGTGGTTTCGTCCATTGCCAAATACCATGTGACCGAGCGCGCCCGCGTGATCGTCAATGACGGCATGGACATCATTGGCGGTAAGGGTATTTGCCTAGGCCCCTCCAATTTTCTGGGCCGTGCCTATCAACAAATTCCGGTTGGCATCACCGTGGAAGGCGCCAACATTCTCACACGCAGCCTGATTATTTTCGGACAGGGGGCCATTCGCTGCCATCCGTACGTTCTCAAGGAAATGGCAGCCGTGCAGGAAACGGATCCGACGATCGCGCTAGCCAAGTTTGACGATGCCCTGTTCGGTCATATCGGCTTTGCCTGCAAAAATGGCGTGCGCTCGCTGTTTAGCGGTCTGTTCGGCTCTGCTGTGCTGGGCGTAAAGGCTGGCACCGCCCTGGCGATGCGCCCCTATTATGGCCAGATCACCCGCCTGTCGTCTGCATTGGCGCTGAGCGCAGACGTCGCCATGCTGGTGCTGGGTGGAAGTTTGAAGAAACGCGAGAAAATTTCCGCGCGCCTGGGCGATGTGCTGTCCCAGTTATACCTGGCCTCGGCCACCTTGAAGCAATTTGAAGATCATGGCGCGCAAGCCGACGAGGCTGCCTTTGTGCACTGGTCGGTTCAGGATGCGCTGGAAAAGGCGCAAGCCGCATTGCTCAATGTGTATCGTAATTTCCCAAATCGCTGGATCGGCGCAGCGCTGCGTCTGATCGTCTTTCCCTGGGGCGGCGTATTCCGCCGGCCCAATGATCGGCTTGATCGCGCCATTTGCGAGCAATTGATGCAACCGGGCGCCGCCAGAGATCGCCTGACAGCAAATTGCTATATACCTGACAGCGACCAGGATCCGATTGGTGCCATTGAAAAGGCCCTGCGCGCTACCATGCGCGCCGAACCAATAGATGCGAAAATCCGCGACGCCGAAAAACGCGGCGTGTTCGACGGACATCCGGCCGGTAATGTGCGCGACATCACTGAACTGGCGCACCAATTGAACCAGATCAGCGACGAAGAATATGCCTTGTTGCGCGAACGCGACCGACTGCGCGACAAAGTCATCCACGTCGACGATTTCCCGTTTGATCTGGGCCTGGCAAGAATGCAGGCCGCAACGGGCTCTTCAACACCACACACCACCAAGGAATCCTGA
- a CDS encoding DNA polymerase III subunit chi, with amino-acid sequence MRIDFAFGAADRLGMACDVVRKQYQAGQPVLIYCTDPKRLAVFSRKLWALEDTLFIPHDEVGPDTPADSPVRVTRHSPAQALQDGIAVPWLLNLDLACPPDTEGFTRLLEIVSNHEQDKAAARLRYKQYTAAGHDVRAHNISSH; translated from the coding sequence ATGCGCATTGATTTTGCCTTCGGCGCGGCAGACCGGCTTGGCATGGCCTGCGACGTCGTGCGCAAGCAGTATCAGGCCGGCCAGCCGGTCCTGATCTATTGCACAGATCCCAAACGGCTGGCTGTTTTCTCGCGCAAGCTTTGGGCTCTGGAAGATACGCTCTTTATACCGCATGATGAAGTAGGGCCGGACACACCGGCAGACAGTCCGGTACGGGTAACACGCCATAGTCCGGCCCAGGCGCTGCAAGACGGTATTGCCGTTCCCTGGTTGCTGAATCTGGATCTGGCCTGCCCGCCTGACACCGAAGGCTTCACGCGCTTGCTGGAAATTGTCTCCAATCACGAACAGGACAAGGCTGCGGCCCGGTTGCGCTACAAACAATATACGGCTGCCGGCCATGATGTCCGGGCTCATAATATATCGAGCCACTGA
- a CDS encoding TetR/AcrR family transcriptional regulator — MATSRSEVTRKSILNAAETLFVKAGYDATSLRQITSAASVNLASINYHFGSKEELVRAVLKRRLEWINRERIRLLDELEKAAAPNSVKPSLLVDAFFGTLLRHASDPEHDANIFMRLLERTMTDPSNFIKTLFAQEYVEVVSRYKAAFVRAMPDVPEAEIIWRFHFMLGATSYAIAGINILQGVLPDMTSSMVDENVYDELLLPRLMSFLLGGLRAPLPTN; from the coding sequence ATGGCCACCAGTCGCAGCGAAGTAACCCGCAAATCGATTCTGAATGCAGCGGAAACCCTGTTTGTGAAGGCAGGCTACGATGCAACCTCACTGCGCCAGATTACATCGGCCGCCAGTGTCAATCTTGCGTCCATCAACTACCATTTCGGCAGCAAGGAAGAACTGGTACGGGCGGTACTGAAGCGGCGTCTTGAATGGATCAATCGCGAACGTATCCGCTTGCTGGACGAACTTGAAAAAGCCGCCGCGCCCAATTCGGTCAAACCGTCCCTGCTGGTCGATGCGTTCTTCGGCACCCTGCTGCGTCACGCGTCCGATCCGGAACATGATGCAAACATTTTCATGCGCCTGCTCGAGCGCACCATGACCGATCCGTCCAATTTCATCAAGACCCTGTTTGCGCAGGAATACGTCGAAGTCGTCTCCCGCTACAAAGCCGCATTTGTGCGCGCCATGCCCGATGTGCCCGAAGCAGAGATCATCTGGCGCTTCCATTTCATGCTTGGCGCTACCTCTTATGCGATCGCCGGCATCAACATTCTGCAGGGCGTTCTACCGGATATGACATCGTCGATGGTTGACGAAAATGTGTACGACGAACTGCTCTTGCCCCGATTAATGAGTTTTCTATTAGGAGGACTGCGTGCCCCTCTCCCAACAAATTAA
- a CDS encoding CysB family HTH-type transcriptional regulator: MNLQQFRFIRETIRRNYNLTEASRILFTSQPGVSKAIIEFEDELGVKVFERHGKRIKGLTKPGAAVASIIERIMIEVDNLKKVSDEFARRDEGSLVIACTHTQARYFLPRFIPEFRRRFPKVHVSLAEGSPMQLAQMVLQEQADIALATESLSEVNGLATLPCYSWEHTLVVKPDHPLTELTSSQAKNLSLEQIVQFPIITYDRAFSGRTSIDQAFADKGLKPDIVLEAIDADVIKTYVDVEMGIGIIAGVAFDPRRDSGFVGIPVGHLFGTHITRIGLKSGVFLRDYVYDFLAMLTPELSRDAVEAAVNSNGSGDTDNDFALPLRRVS; this comes from the coding sequence ATGAATCTACAGCAATTTCGTTTTATACGTGAAACCATCAGACGCAACTACAACCTGACCGAGGCCTCCCGAATTCTGTTCACCTCGCAGCCCGGTGTGTCCAAGGCAATCATCGAGTTTGAAGATGAACTGGGCGTCAAGGTTTTCGAACGTCACGGCAAGCGCATCAAAGGTCTTACGAAACCCGGGGCAGCGGTGGCCAGCATTATCGAGCGCATCATGATCGAGGTTGATAACCTGAAGAAAGTGAGCGATGAATTTGCGCGTCGCGACGAGGGCAGCCTGGTCATTGCATGTACACATACGCAGGCACGCTATTTTCTGCCCCGATTCATCCCGGAATTTCGACGCCGCTTTCCCAAGGTTCATGTGTCCCTGGCCGAGGGCAGCCCGATGCAACTGGCGCAAATGGTGTTGCAGGAGCAGGCTGATATTGCACTGGCCACTGAGTCTTTATCCGAAGTGAACGGGCTGGCGACATTGCCCTGCTACAGCTGGGAGCATACCCTGGTAGTCAAGCCAGATCATCCGCTAACGGAGCTGACGTCATCGCAGGCAAAAAACCTGTCGCTGGAACAGATTGTCCAGTTTCCCATCATCACGTATGATCGGGCTTTTTCCGGGCGCACGTCGATCGATCAGGCGTTTGCCGACAAAGGACTCAAGCCGGACATCGTTCTGGAAGCCATTGACGCCGATGTGATTAAAACTTATGTCGATGTTGAAATGGGCATTGGCATCATTGCCGGCGTGGCGTTTGACCCTCGGCGCGATTCGGGTTTCGTGGGTATTCCGGTAGGGCATCTTTTTGGCACGCATATCACCCGCATCGGCCTCAAAAGCGGTGTATTCCTGCGCGATTACGTCTACGATTTTCTGGCCATGCTGACACCGGAATTAAGTCGCGATGCGGTTGAGGCGGCAGTCAATTCCAATGGCTCGGGCGATACTGATAATGATTTTGCGCTGCCGCTGCGCCGGGTATCATAA
- a CDS encoding chalcone isomerase family protein — translation MKFKASFLATALVILSTLVLDANARTVDGHTVPDTLQVGNTQLVLNGAGIRKKVVFDVYLAALYTGKKTDQAQALISSTAPRALRLVLLRDIDSTDLADALNEGLRDNTNTSQWQAIQPSAQKFAGLLLKQKSLKRGSVIDLIFSGSRVSVSALGGQQGAVDDAGFAQALLAVWLGKDPAQSSLKQALLGVG, via the coding sequence ATGAAATTCAAGGCATCTTTTCTGGCCACAGCACTTGTCATTCTGTCGACCCTGGTGCTGGATGCCAACGCCCGGACTGTGGACGGACACACCGTGCCTGACACGCTGCAGGTCGGCAACACACAGCTGGTCCTCAATGGCGCCGGCATCCGCAAGAAAGTGGTATTCGACGTATATCTGGCGGCGTTGTACACTGGTAAAAAAACCGACCAGGCCCAGGCGCTGATCAGCAGTACGGCACCACGGGCCTTGCGGTTGGTGCTGTTGCGTGACATTGACAGCACTGATCTGGCCGATGCATTAAATGAAGGATTGCGAGACAATACGAATACAAGCCAATGGCAAGCGATACAACCGTCTGCCCAAAAATTTGCCGGGCTGCTGCTCAAGCAGAAAAGCCTTAAAAGAGGCAGTGTGATTGACCTCATCTTTTCCGGCTCGCGGGTGTCGGTTTCGGCGCTAGGAGGACAGCAAGGCGCGGTCGATGACGCGGGCTTTGCACAGGCACTGCTTGCAGTATGGCTGGGCAAAGACCCCGCCCAATCGTCGCTGAAACAGGCGTTGCTTGGTGTGGGTTGA
- a CDS encoding leucyl aminopeptidase has translation MEFNTQTSRSIQQIKTAVLFVGVYTEGVLGETAKLINHASDGAIDAVLKREFKAATGTLFDLRALPGVRAERVVLVGLGAKEKFNSNVMSKAHVAIAGYCSDGSLTEAVSTLLEEPCPATTLRQSAQLAATAAGNAVYKYTATFSKEKRPATSSFKKLIFTIDKPDQKQAEQGIEHGAAIAKGLRLTRELGNLPANVCTPAYLGDQAKQLAKDHKTITAEVLERKQLEALKMNAFLSVAAGSEQPPRFIVLKYSPDGSKKKQKSDGPVVLVGKGVTFDTGGISLKPGLGMDEMKFDMCGAASVLGVFKALAHMELDTEVIGLIPATENMPNGRATKPGDVVTSMSGQTIEILNTDAEGRLILCDALTYAERFEPAVVVDIATLTGACIVALGNFHSGLYASDDDLADNLLSAGKRALDTAWRMPLDDEYQELLKSNFADMANIGGPAAGSVTAACFLARYTKAYRWAHLDIAGTAWLKGGKDKARSGRPVPMLCQFLIERQAQANAH, from the coding sequence ATGGAATTTAACACACAAACAAGCCGCTCGATTCAACAAATCAAAACCGCCGTCTTATTCGTCGGCGTGTACACCGAGGGCGTGCTTGGAGAGACAGCGAAGCTCATCAACCACGCCTCTGACGGGGCCATTGATGCCGTCCTCAAACGGGAATTCAAGGCGGCCACCGGCACATTGTTCGATCTGCGCGCCCTGCCCGGCGTACGCGCCGAACGTGTTGTGCTGGTCGGGCTTGGCGCCAAGGAAAAATTCAACAGCAACGTAATGTCCAAAGCGCATGTGGCCATTGCCGGTTATTGCAGCGACGGTTCGCTGACCGAAGCAGTATCTACATTGCTTGAAGAACCCTGCCCCGCCACCACGTTGCGCCAGAGCGCGCAATTGGCAGCAACCGCCGCCGGCAACGCCGTCTATAAATATACGGCAACATTCAGCAAGGAGAAACGGCCGGCCACATCGTCTTTCAAGAAACTCATTTTCACCATCGACAAGCCCGATCAGAAACAGGCTGAGCAAGGCATTGAGCATGGCGCGGCGATCGCCAAGGGATTGCGCCTGACACGCGAACTGGGCAATCTGCCGGCCAATGTGTGCACTCCTGCGTATCTTGGCGACCAGGCCAAACAACTGGCCAAAGACCACAAAACCATTACCGCAGAGGTGCTGGAACGCAAGCAGCTGGAAGCATTGAAAATGAATGCATTCCTGTCGGTAGCAGCAGGCTCGGAGCAACCACCACGCTTTATCGTGCTCAAGTATTCACCTGACGGCAGCAAGAAAAAACAGAAATCCGACGGCCCGGTTGTTCTGGTCGGCAAGGGCGTGACTTTTGATACCGGCGGCATTTCCTTAAAGCCCGGACTGGGCATGGATGAAATGAAATTCGATATGTGCGGCGCCGCGTCGGTGCTGGGCGTATTCAAGGCGCTTGCGCATATGGAACTGGATACTGAAGTAATTGGGCTGATTCCAGCGACGGAAAACATGCCCAACGGTCGCGCGACAAAGCCTGGCGACGTGGTCACCAGCATGTCTGGCCAGACCATTGAGATTCTCAATACCGATGCCGAAGGCCGGCTTATTCTGTGCGACGCACTTACTTATGCCGAGCGCTTTGAGCCCGCCGTAGTTGTCGATATCGCGACGCTGACCGGCGCCTGCATTGTGGCGTTGGGCAATTTCCATAGCGGGCTGTACGCAAGCGATGACGATCTTGCAGACAACCTGCTAAGCGCAGGCAAGCGTGCACTGGATACCGCATGGCGCATGCCGCTGGATGACGAATACCAGGAGCTGCTCAAATCCAATTTCGCCGATATGGCCAATATCGGCGGTCCCGCTGCCGGCTCGGTTACCGCCGCGTGCTTTCTGGCTCGTTATACCAAAGCCTATCGCTGGGCGCACCTGGATATTGCAGGAACAGCATGGCTCAAGGGTGGCAAGGACAAAGCGCGCTCCGGACGCCCTGTCCCCATGCTGTGCCAGTTTTTGATTGAACGGCAGGCTCAAGCGAATGCGCATTGA